A stretch of DNA from Deinococcus radiophilus:
GTGACCTTCTGGTGCGGGCAGATTTTCTGGTCGCTGAAATGCTTCTTAGCCCAGAAATAGAGGTGGCGAATGACGTGCCGACGTCCTAGACTATGGTGGAGACGATATTTAGCCATGTCGTCTCTATTTTTATGTGTCTGAGACGCACTTCACCAGGGGGCGGTCAGGCCCTAAACGGCGTTAGATGATGGGTAATGGATGATGGAGGGAGAACGGGGAGTTGCTTTGTGACGTTGTATTTAAGGTGTGTCCCGCCAATTTTCTGCCGTGTAGCATAATCAAATACAAAGCTATTGACCATTGAAATCAGAGCACAAACTTTTCTGCTTGGCTCATCTGTATACATTTGAAGGAATGTATCGCCAGCCGCAAAGCGTGGATAGATTGAACCTATGTAAGTTCGCTCGTTGGTTGAGTTTGTGATGTCGCGCCAGCCCATAGACCAGCCTTTAGTCCATTCCCATTCACTGTTGCGCCTACCCTCCTTCTTGCCCAATTTTTCTTCCACTTCCCCCGCTTCTACCCAGTACCTCGGCAAAGGCAAAGCGTTTGCGTCGGCCTTTTCTGCGCTGGTCATGTCCCGCGTCTCGCCCTCTGACGTGTAGGTCGCAAAGCGGTGGTCAAACTGGTGCATCAGCTTGGCTTCGTACAGCGGTAGCAGTTCGCTTGCGCCTTTGCGGTAGCGGTTGCCGTGCAGCGCAAAGCCGTCTTCTTCCAAGTCTTTGGCGGTTTTGAATAGGCCAGAGTCGTTGGACATGTGGAACATTGCCATAAACCGAATGCCCCAAGGATTCTCGCCTGTGGCCTCGTTCAGCAGCACAGGCACGCGCTGGTAAATCTCTTTGGTGATTCGGGCATCTCTGGCGCTGCGGAACACGGGCGCGGTGCGGGTGTTGGGGTTCAGCAGGGCGATTTCCTGCGGCGAGAGGCTAAAAACCTTGTCAGGGTCGCGCACTTCTTCGGCATTGAGCGCAAAGAAAACGAACTGGGCGGCGCTCTGCTTGTCATCCTTACCGCTGACGCTGAGCGTGCAGAACTTAAATGAGCGGTGTACGCCGGGGAAAATCGCGTTGCGGTTCTCAAAGTCGTACAGACTCACCAGATTTTGCCCGTTCATCATGTCCTGAAAGAAAAACTTGGTGGTGTCGTCGGTGGCTATGCCCGTAGGCACGATAATGCCCATGCGCCCGTAAGGGTTCAGGCTGTCGCGGTTCGCCTCGCTGAAAATGGCGTAGGTGTTCACGTCGCCGCGCCCCGTCAGCGGGTAGCGCCCGCTGGCACGGATGAAATGGCTTTCGCCTTCGGCTTGGCGTAGGTCGCGCAAAAAGTCGGCGTAAATCTGGGGGCGCTCGGTCTTGAGGTCTTTAATCAGCTTCGTGCGGGCGGCAGCGTTGGGCGCGGTGGCGATTTCGGGCACACGCTGGGCGAACCATTCCTTTTCTTGCAACTTGATTCTTTCCCACGGCGGGTTGCCCAGCACGCAGTCGAAGCCGCCTTTGCCCGCGTCGCCAAACACGTCGGGGAACTCGATGTGGGGGTGCAGGAAGTGGTACTGCGCGGCAGCCTCGGCCACGGCCTGCCGGAGGGGGGCGAGGCTCTCGGCCTGCGGGTTGGCTTTCAGGGCGTGCAGGGTGTAGGTGGTAATGGCAGGCGCGCCCGCGACTTTGGGCAGCACGAAGGCGGCGGCCCAGGCATCGGCCAGCAGTTTTTTGTTCTGCATGTGCGGATTGCGCTGAATAGTGGCCCAGGTGCTTTCCTGCGTCTGCACATGCAGCAGGTCTTCAGGTTCGATGTTGCCCAGTGCCCTCACCATCGCGGTGATAGGGGCCAGGTCTTCGGTGAGGTTAAAAAGGGCTTGCGCTCCGTGCGCCTGCTTGATGAGGTCTTCGCGCTCGGCCTTGTTGCGCTTTTTCAGCTCCGAAACGGTCTTTTTGTCGTCGCCTTCCAACGCGGCAAAGGCGGCGTCGGGCAGGTGCAGCGTCTGGGCACGCACGGCGGGCACGGGCATCCCGCGCTTGGGCTTTTTCTCTGGAATCTCGTCTTCGGCGTTCATCAGGTCTGGCGTGGTGCCCAAGAGGCTATTGCCCACGCGCAGGCGGTGGTCCAGGAAGGCCAGCGGCTTGCCTGCGTCCTGCGCTTCCAGCCACAGGGCGACCTTTGCCAGCTCAATCGCCATCGGGTTGATGTCGGCTCCGTAGATGCAGTGCGCGATAACCGTGCGGGTGGCGCGGCGCACCGCACGGGGGCTAGGCTGGCCCGTCTCCTCTTCCAATTCGGCCAGCCGCGCCCCGATGCGGCGGGCGGCGGCAATCAGGAAGTGGCCGCTGCCACAGGCGGGGTCAATCACTTTCAGGTTCTTGAGGGCGGCGATGGCCTCTTCGGGGAGCTTGTTCCGCACCGCATCCTCTATCACCGGGTCCAGCGCCGATTCCAGCAGCAACTCAATCAGAGAGCTGGGCGTGTAGTAGCTGCCGGTGGTCTTGCGCTCGTTGCCAGGCAGCACCGCCAGCGAGAAGCGCGGGCCGACCTCAATACGCGGCACCAGTTCCAGCAGGCTTTCGTAGATGCTGCCCAGTTCCTCGGAGTCCAGACCCGCGTAGTTCACGAGGCGCAGGCTACCGTTCACGCTGATTTCGCTCAGCGCCCGAAGAGCGGCGTAAAAGTCAGCGTTGCTGAGCTTGAGGCCACTGAGGGCGTTCGGCTGGAACAGCAGACTTCCCAGCGCAGGCAGGCCCAGCGGCTCGAACCCCGTGCGGAGGTAGCCCAGCAAGCGCTCCCAGGCGGCGTAGGCATCGGTGTGGTGGACGCTGCCCGTCACGGCCCCCGCCTTCTGCCGCAGGGTGCGGGTCAGGTAGTGGGCGGCCCGCGCACGGGTGACGGCGTCGGGCAGGTACTCGCCGTCCTCGCGGCGGGCGAACAACAGGTCGCGGTCTTCCGTCACGAACAGGAAGACCAGTTGATACACAGTGTTCAGGCAGGCACGGTAGAGGTCAGCGGCGGGCAGCTCACCCGTGCGGGTTCTCTCCAGCAGCTCAGGATTACGGCGCAGGAAGCCAGTGCCCAGGGCTTCTACCGCCTGCTTGACTCCATCGCGCAGGGTATCGTTGGCCCGCTGACCCAGCTCCTTACTGGCCTCGTTCCAGGCTTCCAGCGGCCCCAGTTTGCCTCCGCGCAGGCGGGAGCGGTGCAGCAGCAGCCACAGCACCCGGAAGGCGCGGGCGTCCTCGGTCCGCATGATGTCGCCTATCTGAAACTCGGCGTAGGCGGGGCGCGTCACCTGAGCGTTGTCGCGCAGCAGCCGCAGCGTCTCGCCGTTGGTGACCAGACCCCACAGGTGCTGTTCTTCGGCGTTCAGGTAGCCCTGCATCAGCCCGTGGGGGCTGACCCGCACGCCCGTTTCGTCCGTCACCCGGTCCAGGTCAGCCTGGCGGGTAAAGTGCAGCGGCACGTCGCCCGTCTCCGAGAGGTTGCTTACCGCGTATTTGCCGCTGGCGGTTCCTGCCCCCACAAAGGAATAGCTCAGCACTCTCAGCAGCGGGCGCACCCACCCCGCCCAGACATCGGTGCCGTGCTGCTGGTAGCGTGCCCAGGCCTTGCGGGCATCGTCCCAGGCATCCTGCACCGCTTCTTCCAGGGTGACTTTGGGCGGTAGGTCATAGCTACTGGGGCTTGCCCCTGCCAGCTTGGCGGTCTGGGCACGGTCAGAGAGTTGCAGCAGGAAATCATCGGTCAGGCCCAGCGCATGAACCTGAACGTGTTGAAGCTGAGTCGGACTCACTGGATGCCTCCAACCTTAGGCACGGGCAAGAAGAGGTACACGCCCAGGCGGTCGGGTGAGCCAGGCGGTTCCACCGTGTAGGTCACGCCCTGACCCCTGGCGGCTCCGCGTACCCGCTCGTGGGCTTCCAGTAGGGCGGCAGCCCGCTCCTGGGCGCGGTTCATCAGCAGGTCGTCCATGCCGCGCAGGTCGCTGAGCGTGCGGGTCAGCCGCTCGGTCTTCTGCTCTGGGGCCAGATTGCCTTCAGGGGTGAGGGTCAGCAGAGCGCGGGTCTGCTCCGGGGTCAGCCAGGTCGGCTCCTCGGCGCGACCCGCGAAGGCCAGCAGGTCGAGTTCCTCGGCCAGGGTCTGCCAGGTGCGGTTCCCCTTGCGCCCCGTCAGGTGAAAGCGGTGGCGCAGCAGCAGCAGGGTGGTCTGGGTAGTCACGCCAGAAGTGCGAATCACGCCCACGCGCTTGGCGGCGGCCTCCTCTGGGGCCTCCAGCGCCTGACCCAGCACAGTACTGGCAAGCTGCTCCACTAGCGGGTGGTTACGGGCCAGTGGCACCACGCCTCTGTCCGCCTGCGGACTGAAACGAAAGCGCCGCGCTGAGCGCAGAAAGTCGCGGAACTCGGCCCTGATGTCTGCCTGTGCAGGGTCGGCCACGAAGCTGCCGTCCAGCCGTGGGCTGACACTGACTCCAGCAGTGCCCAGCGCCTCTAGAACAAAGTCCTGCGCGGTGTGGGCATCGCCCAGCGCCTCGCGAACCGCCGCCAGTTCTCCTGCAACCTCTTCAGGGCGGATGCTGTTCTGTGCAAAGCGGCTGCGCGACTTCTTCTCGCTTTCTGCCGCGTCACGCCATTTCACATCGAAGGCCTGCACCTCCTCGAACAGCAGCGGCTGAATGGCTTCGCGCGAGCCGGTTTCCAGCACGCGGCTGAGCAGCACGTCCAACAGGCTCTCGGCTTCTTCGGGGGCGGGAATGCTGGTGCCCAAAGTGGCCCGAATCAGGCGGTGCTTGCGCACCAGCACGTCCAGAATCAGGGTGTCGATGCGGTTGTCTGCGCCATACATGATGAGCACCCGCACTTCTGGTGAAAGCTGCCCGTAGCGATCCACGCGGCCCTCGCGCTGGTCGAGGCGGGTGGGGTTCCAGGGCAGGTCATAGTGAATGACCGCGCTGAACACGCTTTGCAGGTTGATACCTTCAGAGAGGCAGTCCGTTGCCACCAGCACGCGCCGCTCGTGCTGGGCCAGTTCCTCAATGCGGGCCACTCGCTCGTCAGGGGTCAGGCGGCCTGTGACGGCCATCACTTCAGTGTCTTTCAGCACGCTCCCCAGGTGAACTGCGACCGCCTCAGCAGTGGCGATAAAGCGGCAAAAGACGATAGGCGCGAAGCCCTGCTTCACCAGTTCGGTCACCTGAGTAGTCAACAGTTTCAATTTGTTGTCTTTAGGTCCGGCCAGGGCGTCGGCCCGCTCCGCCAGTTGCAGCAGTGTACGGGTAGCCTCGCTCTCCTGGCTGTCCACCTGTGCTCCTGGGGTCACGTCCAGCGCCCCTTCCTCGCCTTCTTCGGGATCCAGGACCAGCTCGCGGCCCAGGCGGTCAATCACAGCTTCTTCGGTTTCTCCTTCACCACTGGCCCGCTCACGCAGGGTGGCGGCGGCGGCCTGCGGACTGCTCGCCAGGGCACGCAGCAGTCCTAGCGCCGCCCACCAGCGAATGCGGGTACGGCTCTGGGCTTCGCCGGGTACCTGCACGCTCTCGCGGGCGTAATCCAGCACGTCGTCGAACAGAGCTGCGTAGTCGGGATGCAGGGTGTACTGGAGTTCCGCATCATGCCGCCTGGGGAAAGGGGTACCCTCCTGCAAATACTCAGTGATGTCCTTGCGGCCCCGCTGCACCAGGTGCCTCGCCAGGGTGGCGCGGGCACGCTCATTCTGAGCACCGCTAAGGTCCAGCGGCAAGCTGGCGAAATCAGGATTCAGCAGCCGCAAGAGACTTCTAAACGCGTCTTCCTTGCCACCGTGCGGCGTGGCGGTGACCAACAGCAGATGCCTCTCGGGGTCAGCGGCCAGTTCTTCCAGCAGGCGGTACCGCTGGTGGCGCTTGGTGCCCAGGCCTGCGCCTTCCGCGCTGGCGTGCGCCTCGTCCACAATCACGAATTCCGGCGCGTTGGTCAGGAAATCCTGCCGCCAGCGGTCCGATTTGACCAAGTCTAGGCTGACTACGGTGAACTTGTAGCGCTCGAAGATGCTCTGGCCGGGATTGCAGCCGCGCTCCAGGCGGCGGGCGGTGCCCGGCAGCACGGCGACCGCGTCTATTCCGAACTTGACCCGCAGCTCCTCCACCCACTGGTCGGCCAGGTGCGGGGGGCACAGCACGGCCAGGCGGTCTATCTCACCCCGGTCCAGCAGTTCGCGGGCAATCAGCGCCGCTTCTACCGTCTTGCCAATCCCCACGTCATCGGCAATCAGCAGGCGCGCTGGACTCTGACGCAGCGCCATCAGCAGCGGTACCAGCTGGTAGGGACGGGGCTCAAAGCCCAGCCGGCCCAGCGAGCGAAACGGCCCCGCACCACTGCGGACGGCCAGCCGCGCCGCGTTCAGCAGCAGTCTGGCCCCGCTGGCCGTACCGAAGGCAGTGGGCGTGGGGTCATCGAAGGCGGCGGTGCGGACCTTTTCTCCACCTTCTCCGGCGTAAAGGCCCGTAACTTCCGCGTCGCTGCCTCCCAGGGGCTTGAGTAGCAGAAAGTCCGCGCTGCTTTCGGGGAGCACCACCCAGTCGCGCCCACGTGCACGCACCATCGAACCGATATCAAAACTCATAGTCAACCTTCTCCAAACATAAAGGCGTAGCGCGCCAGGATGGCAGGCCACTCGCTCTGGTTGTAAGTAAATGTGATGACAGTGTAGCCAGCCAGTTCCAGCTCCTCGCGCTGGCGGGCATCCGTAGCCGTCTGGCCTGGTAGCTCGTGGTGCGGCCCATCAATAAAGACGACCGCTGCCTCATCCGCGTAGGCAAAGTCCGGGCGGACGTAGTGGTCTGGAATCAGGGGCTGGGCGTGAGATGGGAGCCTTCTCCCCTCCGCTTGCAAGAAGCGCAGCCACTCCCGCTCCAGCTCACTGTCACAGCGGGCCAGCAGAGTGTCCAGGTGATTTTCCTCCTGCGCTCCCTGCACAGCGACGCGCGCTCCTTGCAGGGCCAGCAACAGGTCACGCATCAGGAACCGGTCCAGCAGTTCGTGCATGCCCTGATTGCCGTAGGTCATCAAGCAGTCATAGCAGGCGGCGGCGCAGCGCTCCGCAGCGTGGGGAGCGTGCCCCCTGTCTTCACCCGTGCCGGGGTCAAAGTGCAGCAGCTCCAGCGCCTGATGGGCCACCCGACCGAGCGCACCAGAGCTGAAGACCAAATCCTGCAAGACCCCGGCTCCTCCTTCAGACGCTTCGTACAGCAGAATCTGCTTTGGATTATGACCGTCCGGCAGGAGCTCGGCGGCCAGCTCGCTGTCTTCAAGCTGGTAAGCAAGCTGAATGGCGTTCTTGAGGGTGCTCATCAGGGTTGCCATCTGGGCAGCATCCGCAGGAAGAGCGGGCTCAATCAAGAGGACATTACGGGTGTCTTCAACGTAGGGAATGACCTTCTGCGCGGCCACCTCACGGCCACCTGCGGCTTTTTGCTTCTTCTGGTAAGCCTCTTTGCTGAGCCACTGTGACGTCTCGGGGTCGAACAGAAAGCCGAGTTCCTGCTTGTTCTCACGGTTGCGCCAGCCGTAGTTGATGCGCCAGAGCGTCGCCCCATCCCCGTAGGTCAGGTTTAAGAGTGGCGTGCCTGCATCTGAAACAGCCTGCGCCTGCACACGGTCCGACTTGCCACCACGCGAGGCGAAGCGCAGGCCACTTTTCACATCAAACCCGATGCGGCGGCGCTCTTCTTCGTCACTGCCGATGCGCTCACGGCGGCGGGTCGCCACCGAGGTCATGCGAAACAGGTTAGGCTGCGCGGGTGCCAGGGGCGCACCGCAGTTTTCGCATACATCTCTGGCCTCCGCCCCCGTACCGTGATGCAGATAGCCACACCGTTCACAGCGCTGGGCGCTCACGGTCGGAAGTTCACTGGTTTCGCCACGTGCGGGCACGATGACCTTGTTCGCCTCATACTTGGCCCCATTGTGATAGACGATGGCGTTAGGCCCGAACTCCGAGAGAGCCAAGAAGCGGGGGCGTGAAAGGTAGCTGTCGTTCTTGGCCTTCAGCCCCCGGCGCCCAGGAATGTAGGCCGACAGGGGCAGGCGGGCAAAATTGTAGCCAGGCAGGAACCCTTCCGAAGCCAGGTAGCGGTAGGTGCTGAAATCGGAGAGGTCACCATCGGGCTTACGCAGCAGTCCCAACTGGGTGTTGGCCTCGGCGTGCAGCCGCTGCGCCTGCTCACGGAGGTGCCCTTTGGTGGCATCAGCCAGAACGGCATTGTTGAGATGCAACTGAGACAGAGCGCTGCGGTACAGGTCACGCCAGCGGTCAAGGGCGCGGTCGAACTCATGGGCAGCCTGCCTGACGGTGTAGTCGAGCCATTCGTCGCTGTACCAGGTCGCCTGACTGAGGCTGGGGCCAAGGCTGCTGAGCAGTTGGCCGGCCCGAAGTAAGGTGCGGCGGCGCACCCCCTCATCCCCGAACGGAATCAGCAGGTCAGGCAGCAGTGCTAGACTCGGCTCTTCACCGCTCACATCCAGCAGGTCAGCCACCGAGACAGGCAGCTTCTTTCCTGTCTCGGCCAACCAGATGGCGTGGACGTGCGAGCGCACCAGCGCCTCATTGCCTAGCTCGATACGCGGCGTGGAGACGGTACCGCTCACCATCTGCTCTGGGCGGCGGAAGAAATACTGGTCATGGTTATTGCCCGTCGTCGCGTAGGTCATGACCAGCGCAGGCTGCCCGCTGCGCCCGGCGCGTCCAGAGCGCTGGGCGTAATTGGCGGGGGTCGGCGGCACGTTCCGCATATGCACCACGTTGAGGCTGCTGATATCTACCCCAAGCTCCATCGTTGGTGAGCAGAACAGGGCTGGTAAGGCGCCGCTGCGGAAGGCTTCTTCGCGCTTCTCACGTTCCTCGGGGCGGATTTGAGCGGTGTGTTCCGCTCCATACAGGTCTCTAAACTCGCTGGCTGGCTGCTGGTACAGCGACAGAAAAAAGGAATTGACCCGTGGCGCGTCCGTGCCCGTAGGCCGCACCACCCTCAGCGTGTCGAGGGACGCCTCGGTGCCTGGACCAGCCTCCCACATGAAACTGGTGCCCTTGAGCTGGTACGCGCCAGCCTCCACCTCTTCGATAAATTCAGACAGGGCATGGATGAGGTCATGCAAGATGGCTTCAATGTCGGGATACCCTAGCTTCTGACTCCAGGCCAGCGTCTCGGGCCGCCTGAGATAGCGGCCCACCGACCCCTGAGCGCTGAGGGTCAGGCGACCGGAAAAGCGGTTCTCCGAGCGGGGGAGTGAGCCGAGAACGACGCGCTTGGAGATGGTAAGGTTGTTCGCTTCCTCAGGTGGTAAGGTCAGCGGGCTGTCTTCCCTTATCAGACCACGGTTCAAAATCACAGTTTGCAGATAATCTACGTCCAGATAGGGCGCTTTGATGGCGAGATTCTGCCGCATCCAGTCCAGCAATGCCTTGGCAACACGCTCACGCACTTCCACGATGCCGCTTCTGACCACCGACAGGGCCGGATGTGCACGCTCCCAGAGGTCCTGCGCCTCACAGACTTCGCGCAGATACGGGTAACTGAACCGCACCAAATCCACCCCTTCCAGGTTGGGCAGGGTGAGGCGGCGGCCCTCGGCCAGATCGCTATATAGCGCGTAGCCAATCAGGTTGTGTGCCATTTTGATGGTGCGGTCACGTTCCCCAAAACGGGCATTGGGGTCACTCGCGAAAGAGGCAAAATCAGGCTCAAGGGCCGCAAAGACTTTTTGTGCCACGTTCTCCAGACCGAGCGGTTCCTGTTTCAGCGCACGGGCCAGCGCTGCCCGCAGCGAGGCCGTGAACACGAAATCGTTGAAGTGCCCCGCCTGCAACGAAGCGTCCTGGCGGTTATCGGTAAACGAGAGAATTTTTCTGGCTTCCTCGCTCAGGTCGGACTTTCTCAGCCCCTGCACCGCCGCCATGCTCAGCAGGGTGGTGGCGGTTGAGCGGCCCTCACTCGAAAGGGTGGACAGCTTGGTCAGCTTACCTGTGCGGCCCAGATAACTGACCCCGCAGCAGAGGCAAAAACGGAACTCGCCCTGAATGAAAGCAGCCTGTACTCCTTGCTGGGTCTGCTCCCCTAAACCGTTCAGGCGCACAGGATAAGGCAAATGTTTACGCTGACTTGACTTGATGTGGAACCCGCCGTTCCTTTCTTCAATCCAGTTTTCAGGCAGACGTTCTATGACCAGCTCTTGATCGGTAGGCCAGGCTGGAGTGCCCAGGTACAGATAACCGTCTTCAGAGGTGCTCTCCTGTCCCCAGCCGTTTCCGCGTGCCAGAAACGCTTCGCGCCCAGTGGCAGGGTCTACCGAACGCCTGACAGAGTAGTAGTCCTGCCCGCAATTGCGGCAAAACTCCAGTGGATAGAGGCGCAGGCGGCGCTCACTTCCCGGGGCATACACCTGTCCCTGCAAGGTGAGGTGCGGCAGACGCTCGGCAGCAGGGAGCAGAGGCGCATATACCGTCGCCGCCTTACTGATGAACTGGTGGAGCCTGAAGGCGAAGATGGGGCGGCCTGTCTCAGGATGCCGTAAAGCATTGCCCTGAAGCAGCCTGCTCTGCAAGGCTTCCTGGCACTGTACGGCAGGCAGGCCCGTTTCCGTACGCAGAAGTTCAGCAAGACCGTTCTCACCCGTGACAGCCCGTGGCGGTTTGCGGTCATAACGCCCCGCGGCCTCGTCCCACTCCAGGCCCACATGGTCTTCAAGCCAGACGACCAGGGCATCACGCACA
This window harbors:
- a CDS encoding helicase-related protein; protein product: MSFDIGSMVRARGRDWVVLPESSADFLLLKPLGGSDAEVTGLYAGEGGEKVRTAAFDDPTPTAFGTASGARLLLNAARLAVRSGAGPFRSLGRLGFEPRPYQLVPLLMALRQSPARLLIADDVGIGKTVEAALIARELLDRGEIDRLAVLCPPHLADQWVEELRVKFGIDAVAVLPGTARRLERGCNPGQSIFERYKFTVVSLDLVKSDRWRQDFLTNAPEFVIVDEAHASAEGAGLGTKRHQRYRLLEELAADPERHLLLVTATPHGGKEDAFRSLLRLLNPDFASLPLDLSGAQNERARATLARHLVQRGRKDITEYLQEGTPFPRRHDAELQYTLHPDYAALFDDVLDYARESVQVPGEAQSRTRIRWWAALGLLRALASSPQAAAATLRERASGEGETEEAVIDRLGRELVLDPEEGEEGALDVTPGAQVDSQESEATRTLLQLAERADALAGPKDNKLKLLTTQVTELVKQGFAPIVFCRFIATAEAVAVHLGSVLKDTEVMAVTGRLTPDERVARIEELAQHERRVLVATDCLSEGINLQSVFSAVIHYDLPWNPTRLDQREGRVDRYGQLSPEVRVLIMYGADNRIDTLILDVLVRKHRLIRATLGTSIPAPEEAESLLDVLLSRVLETGSREAIQPLLFEEVQAFDVKWRDAAESEKKSRSRFAQNSIRPEEVAGELAAVREALGDAHTAQDFVLEALGTAGVSVSPRLDGSFVADPAQADIRAEFRDFLRSARRFRFSPQADRGVVPLARNHPLVEQLASTVLGQALEAPEEAAAKRVGVIRTSGVTTQTTLLLLRHRFHLTGRKGNRTWQTLAEELDLLAFAGRAEEPTWLTPEQTRALLTLTPEGNLAPEQKTERLTRTLSDLRGMDDLLMNRAQERAAALLEAHERVRGAARGQGVTYTVEPPGSPDRLGVYLFLPVPKVGGIQ
- a CDS encoding Eco57I restriction-modification methylase domain-containing protein, which translates into the protein MSPTQLQHVQVHALGLTDDFLLQLSDRAQTAKLAGASPSSYDLPPKVTLEEAVQDAWDDARKAWARYQQHGTDVWAGWVRPLLRVLSYSFVGAGTASGKYAVSNLSETGDVPLHFTRQADLDRVTDETGVRVSPHGLMQGYLNAEEQHLWGLVTNGETLRLLRDNAQVTRPAYAEFQIGDIMRTEDARAFRVLWLLLHRSRLRGGKLGPLEAWNEASKELGQRANDTLRDGVKQAVEALGTGFLRRNPELLERTRTGELPAADLYRACLNTVYQLVFLFVTEDRDLLFARREDGEYLPDAVTRARAAHYLTRTLRQKAGAVTGSVHHTDAYAAWERLLGYLRTGFEPLGLPALGSLLFQPNALSGLKLSNADFYAALRALSEISVNGSLRLVNYAGLDSEELGSIYESLLELVPRIEVGPRFSLAVLPGNERKTTGSYYTPSSLIELLLESALDPVIEDAVRNKLPEEAIAALKNLKVIDPACGSGHFLIAAARRIGARLAELEEETGQPSPRAVRRATRTVIAHCIYGADINPMAIELAKVALWLEAQDAGKPLAFLDHRLRVGNSLLGTTPDLMNAEDEIPEKKPKRGMPVPAVRAQTLHLPDAAFAALEGDDKKTVSELKKRNKAEREDLIKQAHGAQALFNLTEDLAPITAMVRALGNIEPEDLLHVQTQESTWATIQRNPHMQNKKLLADAWAAAFVLPKVAGAPAITTYTLHALKANPQAESLAPLRQAVAEAAAQYHFLHPHIEFPDVFGDAGKGGFDCVLGNPPWERIKLQEKEWFAQRVPEIATAPNAAARTKLIKDLKTERPQIYADFLRDLRQAEGESHFIRASGRYPLTGRGDVNTYAIFSEANRDSLNPYGRMGIIVPTGIATDDTTKFFFQDMMNGQNLVSLYDFENRNAIFPGVHRSFKFCTLSVSGKDDKQSAAQFVFFALNAEEVRDPDKVFSLSPQEIALLNPNTRTAPVFRSARDARITKEIYQRVPVLLNEATGENPWGIRFMAMFHMSNDSGLFKTAKDLEEDGFALHGNRYRKGASELLPLYEAKLMHQFDHRFATYTSEGETRDMTSAEKADANALPLPRYWVEAGEVEEKLGKKEGRRNSEWEWTKGWSMGWRDITNSTNERTYIGSIYPRFAAGDTFLQMYTDEPSRKVCALISMVNSFVFDYATRQKIGGTHLKYNVTKQLPVLPPSSITHHLTPFRA
- a CDS encoding DEAD/DEAH box helicase; translated protein: MNIFELRQEVIDQYASYVSSFVHIRDRDIRDYVDGQMQSGVFWPEPLVQLNPNFTSGGSVASLVAEGLLHPQCAELFQAGHPPRSLNLHAHQRAATEMAQQGRSYVVTTGTGSGKSLTYILPIVDHVLRFGSGRGVQAIVVYPMNALANSQVEELNKFLGESGLVTFKRYTGQESREEKDAIIAEPPDILLTNYMMLELILTRQDEADLVRAAEGLKFIVFDELHTYRGRQGADVALLIRRLRERLKASEAICVGTSATMSSSRNYQERQSTVASVAAKLFGVEMTPEQVIGETLERTTHGQPDPADLRAAITQPVPATFDAFVRDALVVWLEDHVGLEWDEAAGRYDRKPPRAVTGENGLAELLRTETGLPAVQCQEALQSRLLQGNALRHPETGRPIFAFRLHQFISKAATVYAPLLPAAERLPHLTLQGQVYAPGSERRLRLYPLEFCRNCGQDYYSVRRSVDPATGREAFLARGNGWGQESTSEDGYLYLGTPAWPTDQELVIERLPENWIEERNGGFHIKSSQRKHLPYPVRLNGLGEQTQQGVQAAFIQGEFRFCLCCGVSYLGRTGKLTKLSTLSSEGRSTATTLLSMAAVQGLRKSDLSEEARKILSFTDNRQDASLQAGHFNDFVFTASLRAALARALKQEPLGLENVAQKVFAALEPDFASFASDPNARFGERDRTIKMAHNLIGYALYSDLAEGRRLTLPNLEGVDLVRFSYPYLREVCEAQDLWERAHPALSVVRSGIVEVRERVAKALLDWMRQNLAIKAPYLDVDYLQTVILNRGLIREDSPLTLPPEEANNLTISKRVVLGSLPRSENRFSGRLTLSAQGSVGRYLRRPETLAWSQKLGYPDIEAILHDLIHALSEFIEEVEAGAYQLKGTSFMWEAGPGTEASLDTLRVVRPTGTDAPRVNSFFLSLYQQPASEFRDLYGAEHTAQIRPEEREKREEAFRSGALPALFCSPTMELGVDISSLNVVHMRNVPPTPANYAQRSGRAGRSGQPALVMTYATTGNNHDQYFFRRPEQMVSGTVSTPRIELGNEALVRSHVHAIWLAETGKKLPVSVADLLDVSGEEPSLALLPDLLIPFGDEGVRRRTLLRAGQLLSSLGPSLSQATWYSDEWLDYTVRQAAHEFDRALDRWRDLYRSALSQLHLNNAVLADATKGHLREQAQRLHAEANTQLGLLRKPDGDLSDFSTYRYLASEGFLPGYNFARLPLSAYIPGRRGLKAKNDSYLSRPRFLALSEFGPNAIVYHNGAKYEANKVIVPARGETSELPTVSAQRCERCGYLHHGTGAEARDVCENCGAPLAPAQPNLFRMTSVATRRRERIGSDEEERRRIGFDVKSGLRFASRGGKSDRVQAQAVSDAGTPLLNLTYGDGATLWRINYGWRNRENKQELGFLFDPETSQWLSKEAYQKKQKAAGGREVAAQKVIPYVEDTRNVLLIEPALPADAAQMATLMSTLKNAIQLAYQLEDSELAAELLPDGHNPKQILLYEASEGGAGVLQDLVFSSGALGRVAHQALELLHFDPGTGEDRGHAPHAAERCAAACYDCLMTYGNQGMHELLDRFLMRDLLLALQGARVAVQGAQEENHLDTLLARCDSELEREWLRFLQAEGRRLPSHAQPLIPDHYVRPDFAYADEAAVVFIDGPHHELPGQTATDARQREELELAGYTVITFTYNQSEWPAILARYAFMFGEG